Genomic segment of Caldisalinibacter kiritimatiensis:
CTTTCAAACCTGTATTTAACTTAATTACAAGCTATATAATAAATATACTTTCTTATATAAAAATAAAAACGACTCCAAAATTGGAGCCGTTTAACATTACTTAGTTTCTATTAAATTTTTAGCTATTTCTTTATATACCTTACCTACTTCTGATTCTAAATCGATAACTGAAGGTACTCCCTTATCGCTATCTTCTCTTATACCTGTAACTAAAGGTATTTCTCCTAAAAGTGTTGTATTAAGCTCTTTACTTAATTTTTCTCCTTCAGCTTTTCCGAATATATAATGCTTTTCACCACAATTATTACATACAAAGTAAGACATATTTTCGATTAAACCAATTATTTTGCTGTTTGTTTTATTAGCCATTAAACCTAATCTCTTAGCTACGTTTGCTGCAGTAATTTGTGGAGTAGTAACTATTAAAATTTCAGCCTTAGGAAGTTTTTGCATAAGACTTAATGGTACATCCCCTGTTCCAGGAGGTAAGTCTATTAGCATATAGTCTAAATCTCCCCAATATACATCATTCATGAATTGGTCTAGTACTCCACCTAATAAAGGACCTCTCCAGATAAGAGCTTGATCTCCTTCTACTAAGTTACCCATTGACATAACCTTTACACCGTTTCTTTCAATAGGTAAAATAAATCCACCTTCGATTGCCATAGGCTTCACATCTTTTATACCTAATATCTGAGGAATACTATATCCTAGAATGTCTGCATCAATTAATCCAACCTTATATCCCATTTCAGCTAAAGTAACAGCTAAGTTTGCAGTAACAGTTGACTTACCAACTCCACCTTTACCACTACCTATTGCTATTACCCTAGTGTTTTTAAATGGTTCTGCTTTTTTCTGTTTACCATGTAATTTTTCTATAAGCTTATCTTTTTGCTCTTTACTCATTTCACCAAATATTACTTTTACTTTTGTTACTTCATCTAGTTTGCCAACTTCTCTTTTTATATCTTCTTCCATTTTTGCTTTCATAGGACACCCAATAGTTGTAAGTGATACGTTTACCATTACTTCACTGCCGTCAAGAACTACTTCTTCTATCATGTCTAATTCTACTAAACTCTTATGTAGCTCTGGGTCGTTTACGTTTTCTAAAGCCTTGTAAACCTTTTCTTTTAATTCCATTTTCGTTTCCTCCTTGTTTATTCACCTTTATCCTAGTATAGTATACATCTAAATAATATTATCATATATAAAATATAATACAATTTCAACTTAAAAGCAAATGCCCTTAATAATTATTTACCCAAAAAATATATTTATACACAAATTGTTAGTTGTTAGTTGTTAGTAGAAAAAAGCTCTTAGTTCTTTGCTCTTAGCGAATATCGAGTAGCGAATAGCCTAATTCTTTCTAATGTTTTCCTAAGAGCTGAGAACTGGGAACTAAGAACCGAATAAAAGTCTACTAACTACGAGCAACTAACCGCTAACTTTTCTTATTATTCTCTTTTCTGTAATTACATAATCTAGAGGAACATCAAATTCTTCTACAGGCACTCTTTCTACTATCTGAAATTCATATGCTATACCTACCTTTATAACTTTATCCTTAACATCAGAAAAGAATCTGTCGTAATAACCTCCCCCAAATCCTATCCTGCAGCATCTTTCATCAAATACTACTCCTGGTACTATCACTATATCTATATCTTCTTTGTTGACTGGTCTTAAATATTCTTTGCTAGGCTCCATATATCCATAATAGCTTTTTACAAGTTCTTTTTCTTGGTCTTTAAGTAAAGTAGGTATAATCTCTTTTTTTTCTTTAACCGTAAATGGAACTATAACATTTTTCTTTA
This window contains:
- a CDS encoding Mrp/NBP35 family ATP-binding protein: MELKEKVYKALENVNDPELHKSLVELDMIEEVVLDGSEVMVNVSLTTIGCPMKAKMEEDIKREVGKLDEVTKVKVIFGEMSKEQKDKLIEKLHGKQKKAEPFKNTRVIAIGSGKGGVGKSTVTANLAVTLAEMGYKVGLIDADILGYSIPQILGIKDVKPMAIEGGFILPIERNGVKVMSMGNLVEGDQALIWRGPLLGGVLDQFMNDVYWGDLDYMLIDLPPGTGDVPLSLMQKLPKAEILIVTTPQITAANVAKRLGLMANKTNSKIIGLIENMSYFVCNNCGEKHYIFGKAEGEKLSKELNTTLLGEIPLVTGIREDSDKGVPSVIDLESEVGKVYKEIAKNLIETK
- a CDS encoding 5-formyltetrahydrofolate cyclo-ligase produces the protein MITVQKEKLRKEILNIRNNMKKSEVEGLSEKIISRLVNMDIFKESKNVMIYLSFKNEVDTYKLLSHCKRLKKNVIVPFTVKEKKEIIPTLLKDQEKELVKSYYGYMEPSKEYLRPVNKEDIDIVIVPGVVFDERCCRIGFGGGYYDRFFSDVKDKVIKVGIAYEFQIVERVPVEEFDVPLDYVITEKRIIRKVSG